ATAGGCATCATAATCCGCTTGGGAATAAATACCGTGCTGTAGCGCCATCCGAGCGTGAGTGGGGGTCGGGTAATTGACTCCCATGAAAATATGCCATTTGCTATCGTGATTGAAGCGGTTAACCCGGAACTCGCCCAGAGGGGTCGTGTTATCACCGCGAAGCCGTTGCGTTCTGGCACCACCACGGCCAAGCGAGACAGGTTTAAATTCCTCTACTACCGAATACCCGCGAAACACGGTCAGGGTTGATGCTTTATCATCGATCAGCACCCATTGCTCGGCCGGCTCACGGGGCGAGGCGGCACGCTCAAGCTGGTTGGCAACCAGGTCGGGATAGGCTTCGGACGACAATGTAACATTTGCCGCTGCACTGGCAGCAACAGGCCAACCAAGAGCCAAGGCTAGGAAACGGCGGCGGGTTACCGGCTTCATTCAATACTCTCATCAAGATGTGGGTAACGGCGAAATACCACTTAAGCAGCTTTAT
This window of the Halomonas sp. SH5A2 genome carries:
- a CDS encoding L,D-transpeptidase family protein, whose amino-acid sequence is MKPVTRRRFLALALGWPVAASAAANVTLSSEAYPDLVANQLERAASPREPAEQWVLIDDKASTLTVFRGYSVVEEFKPVSLGRGGARTQRLRGDNTTPLGEFRVNRFNHDSKWHIFMGVNYPTPTHARMALQHGIYSQADYDAYFDYYRRHRQPPQNTVLGGAIGIHGLGEADPDVHDRYNWTQGCVAVTNSQIERLTELVKVGTRVVIR